In a genomic window of Leptolyngbya sp. SIO1E4:
- a CDS encoding HNH endonuclease, with protein sequence MTSAQSLESLYWQIKHRRRYAALKQLHPGHCKRPPAWQWQQLRQRVYELADGICQSPEQSSPKSSGHCLDAVSLDVGHCDHIIPLSSGGHNHISNLRWLCPVCHAWREGESHASLRSCLIKKGVVPHNNQPATWV encoded by the coding sequence ATGACCTCAGCTCAGTCGCTTGAATCTCTTTATTGGCAAATTAAACATCGCCGCCGCTATGCAGCGCTAAAGCAGCTTCACCCAGGACATTGCAAGCGTCCTCCTGCTTGGCAATGGCAGCAACTAAGGCAACGAGTTTACGAGCTAGCTGATGGAATATGCCAATCTCCTGAGCAAAGCAGCCCTAAATCGTCTGGGCATTGCTTGGACGCAGTTAGTTTAGATGTTGGCCATTGCGACCACATCATCCCGTTATCTAGTGGTGGACATAACCACATCAGCAACCTCCGCTGGCTATGCCCTGTGTGCCATGCTTGGCGAGAGGGAGAGAGCCACGCTAGCTTACGCAGTTGTTTGATTAAAAAGGGTGTAGTCCCTCATAACAATCAGCCTGCAACTTGGGTTTAG
- a CDS encoding Rha family transcriptional regulator produces MSKLTVVQHGDALVVDSRLIAQDLGIEHRSFVKTLDKYQSRIENGFGILRFEIAEIKGRGQPARFAWLTEDQATFVMTLSRNTDRVVQCKLKLVKAFSAAKQVIQTVIPAQQHEIEKLKLELALAQTRERLAVSTQMLALINPGLPALAFGKPEAVVEVERPVTVITDAYGRCERYDGATITELAKRYGFGKGRKANQQCREWLRSVGIRDEDWIEEPAAHVTKKLPRELMRRLDDHFYGGEGERQRNLGEGA; encoded by the coding sequence ATGTCTAAGCTTACAGTTGTGCAGCACGGCGATGCCCTAGTCGTTGACAGTCGGCTCATTGCTCAGGATCTAGGAATTGAACATCGCAGCTTTGTAAAAACACTCGACAAGTACCAAAGTCGGATAGAGAACGGGTTTGGAATACTGCGATTTGAAATCGCAGAAATCAAAGGACGAGGTCAACCAGCACGTTTCGCCTGGCTAACGGAAGATCAAGCCACCTTTGTAATGACTTTAAGCCGCAACACGGATCGAGTAGTTCAGTGCAAGTTGAAACTGGTCAAAGCCTTCTCAGCAGCTAAGCAGGTCATTCAAACGGTTATTCCTGCCCAGCAACATGAGATTGAGAAGTTGAAACTAGAGCTGGCTTTAGCCCAGACCCGAGAACGCTTGGCAGTGAGCACCCAGATGCTGGCCCTGATCAATCCAGGGTTGCCCGCTCTAGCTTTCGGCAAACCTGAAGCAGTGGTTGAAGTGGAACGACCAGTGACGGTGATCACAGACGCCTATGGCCGCTGCGAACGCTACGACGGTGCCACTATCACTGAGCTAGCTAAGCGCTATGGGTTTGGTAAGGGCCGCAAAGCCAATCAACAGTGCCGGGAATGGTTGAGGTCGGTCGGCATTCGGGATGAGGACTGGATTGAAGAACCCGCAGCGCATGTGACCAAAAAGCTACCCCGTGAGCTAATGCGGCGGCTGGATGATCACTTTTATGGCGGGGAAGGCGAAAGGCAACGCAATCTGGGTGAAGGGGCTTAG
- a CDS encoding PBSX family phage terminase large subunit, which produces MGSQRLDELVSAVEDEFGLKAEAPPVPPEVIDAAIADLSEWAKPLLKPQRYKCLYGGRGSGKSYAAADALLIEGARRKIRVLCAREFQNSIKDSVHYLLKERIEALGLEDFYEIQEAAIVGANGTSFTFKGIRRNVQSIKSMAGLTHCWIEEAQTISAESWRVLVPTIREEGSEIWVTFNPHEKSDPIYEEFITKGKANGYIQRINWDLNPHFPATLDEERREMQRTDPDLYAHIWEGEPLERTDAQILGGKWIVDDFEPGADWDGPYHGGDWGFASDPTAAVRCWVRGRRLYVERESLAHKLELDQVSRRWLRDIPGIDRYEVRADNSRPESISHVRRGRGEEVPPIPRLIACPKWPGSVEDGIEHLRSYEKIVIHPRCKHTAEEARLYSYKIDRLTEEVLAAIVDKHNHLIDSLRYALQPLIKPRLKRDRRAQIRSNW; this is translated from the coding sequence ATGGGGTCGCAGCGCTTAGATGAGCTGGTATCGGCGGTTGAGGATGAATTCGGCTTAAAGGCTGAGGCTCCACCCGTTCCACCCGAGGTCATCGATGCCGCGATCGCTGACCTCTCTGAATGGGCAAAGCCACTCCTCAAACCTCAGCGCTACAAGTGTCTATACGGCGGACGAGGCAGCGGCAAAAGTTATGCAGCCGCTGATGCCTTACTCATTGAGGGCGCACGCCGTAAAATCCGCGTGCTCTGTGCTCGTGAGTTCCAAAACAGCATCAAGGACTCGGTTCATTACCTGCTCAAAGAGCGCATTGAAGCGCTAGGGCTGGAGGATTTCTATGAAATTCAGGAAGCCGCGATCGTCGGCGCAAACGGCACCAGCTTTACCTTCAAGGGCATCCGCCGCAATGTGCAAAGCATCAAGTCGATGGCGGGCTTAACCCATTGCTGGATCGAAGAAGCCCAGACCATCAGTGCTGAATCATGGCGGGTATTGGTGCCCACGATTCGTGAGGAGGGCTCAGAGATTTGGGTTACGTTCAATCCCCACGAGAAGAGTGACCCCATCTATGAGGAATTCATCACTAAAGGCAAAGCCAATGGTTATATCCAGCGCATCAACTGGGATTTGAACCCCCACTTTCCCGCCACGCTGGATGAAGAACGCCGGGAGATGCAGCGCACTGACCCAGATCTCTACGCTCACATCTGGGAAGGAGAACCGTTAGAGCGCACAGATGCTCAGATCCTGGGCGGCAAGTGGATTGTTGATGATTTTGAGCCAGGGGCAGATTGGGATGGCCCTTACCATGGCGGTGATTGGGGCTTTGCCTCTGACCCCACTGCTGCAGTTCGCTGCTGGGTGCGTGGGCGTAGGCTCTATGTTGAGCGGGAATCCCTGGCCCACAAGCTTGAACTTGACCAGGTTAGCCGCCGCTGGCTCCGAGACATTCCTGGCATCGATCGCTACGAGGTACGCGCTGACAATAGCCGCCCTGAATCCATTAGCCATGTTCGTCGGGGCCGTGGTGAAGAAGTGCCCCCAATCCCTCGACTGATCGCCTGCCCTAAGTGGCCTGGTTCGGTTGAGGATGGTATCGAGCATCTACGCAGCTATGAAAAGATTGTCATCCACCCTCGCTGCAAGCACACCGCAGAAGAGGCGCGGCTCTACAGCTACAAGATTGATCGCCTCACAGAAGAGGTGCTAGCCGCGATCGTAGATAAGCACAATCACCTCATTGATTCACTGCGCTATGCATTGCAACCTCTCATTAAGCCTCGTCTTAAGCGCGATCGCAGGGCACAAATCAGGTCAAACTGGTAG
- a CDS encoding phage virion morphogenesis protein → MFDIETEADGVLRVLADTEDRLRNWRPALNEAALYMEREVKQNFLKQEDPDGNPWVPLAQSTLEQKRKRKAPLVILRDTASLVSGIAARPASDTQASVETTAGAEYGIWHQLGTEKMPQRRYMGFSQRHIDAIELIMVGYVEG, encoded by the coding sequence ATGTTTGACATCGAAACTGAGGCTGACGGCGTGCTGCGGGTGCTGGCAGACACAGAAGATCGGCTGCGGAATTGGCGGCCCGCACTCAATGAAGCGGCGCTCTACATGGAGCGTGAGGTCAAACAAAACTTTCTGAAGCAGGAAGACCCTGATGGCAACCCATGGGTGCCCCTAGCTCAAAGCACCTTGGAGCAAAAGCGCAAGCGCAAGGCCCCACTAGTGATCCTTAGGGATACTGCAAGCCTCGTATCTGGCATTGCAGCGCGGCCAGCCAGCGATACTCAGGCCAGCGTGGAAACAACCGCAGGCGCAGAGTATGGTATCTGGCATCAGCTGGGCACTGAAAAGATGCCGCAGCGGCGATACATGGGTTTCAGTCAACGGCATATCGATGCAATTGAATTGATTATGGTCGGATATGTGGAGGGGTGA
- a CDS encoding helix-turn-helix transcriptional regulator — translation MADREMDYRRVAELADLHPVTVNKLKNTYEMPPRLDRTTLEKLCRVLECQPGDLLRYIPEIVEETGEP, via the coding sequence ATGGCCGACAGGGAAATGGATTACAGGCGAGTTGCAGAACTGGCCGATTTGCATCCTGTTACCGTCAATAAGCTGAAAAATACTTACGAAATGCCCCCGCGATTGGATCGGACAACCCTGGAAAAGCTCTGTCGTGTGCTGGAGTGCCAACCAGGGGATCTGCTTCGCTACATCCCGGAAATAGTTGAAGAGACAGGTGAGCCCTAG
- a CDS encoding pentapeptide repeat-containing protein, with product MNFLQKPKNSTEAIREIAERLYLNRQARGEAGDAESDWAKAERIAKSPIRSRLFHVHQRFIWVEKQAIEPTARWVERADLFRIIEKLSPTIEALGVIAIPLVLFFAAQSYEERLLQREQTYQENVRQQELERSQQQAVTDYLNQLSTILLDMEGDLDDSQNEGLRTLTTATTLTLLRDPNLDGNRKGQVIEFLSQMNLVQREFVYGPQRPEDTVPIISLRTADLSSADLRGTDLSNADLSFADLSFANLRRADLFFADLSFANLRRADLFLADLSDADLSGADLSDAILHSADLSNADLFLADLSDADLSDANLSGADLRFADLSGADLSGANLSNADLFLADLSLADLLFADLSGANLSGANLSGADLSFANLRRADLFFADLSGANLSGAFLSGANLSGADLRFANLRRADLRFADLSGANLSGAFLGGAEFAEAYLCETQLPEGIDLDPNRDCGWFEELFE from the coding sequence ATGAATTTCCTACAAAAGCCCAAAAACTCAACAGAGGCAATTCGCGAGATCGCGGAGCGTCTTTATTTGAATCGTCAGGCAAGGGGAGAAGCGGGGGATGCAGAAAGTGACTGGGCCAAAGCAGAGCGCATTGCCAAGAGTCCCATACGCAGCAGGCTATTCCATGTCCATCAGCGCTTTATATGGGTTGAAAAGCAAGCGATCGAGCCGACTGCGAGATGGGTAGAGCGAGCGGATTTGTTTCGCATTATTGAAAAGCTCAGCCCCACCATTGAAGCCCTGGGCGTGATCGCGATTCCATTAGTTTTGTTTTTTGCTGCTCAGAGCTATGAAGAACGCCTACTTCAGCGTGAACAAACTTATCAAGAGAATGTACGCCAGCAAGAGTTAGAGCGATCGCAGCAGCAAGCTGTAACCGATTACTTAAATCAGCTCTCTACCATTCTGCTGGATATGGAAGGCGATCTTGATGATTCGCAAAATGAAGGGCTCCGAACACTAACGACAGCAACTACCTTGACCCTGCTGCGTGACCCTAACTTAGATGGAAACCGCAAAGGACAGGTGATTGAGTTTCTTTCTCAGATGAACCTTGTGCAACGGGAATTCGTATACGGCCCACAACGCCCAGAAGATACAGTTCCTATTATTTCCCTCCGCACTGCCGACCTCAGCAGTGCCGACCTCCGCGGTACCGACCTCAGCAATGCCGACCTCAGCTTTGCCGACCTCAGCTTTGCCAACCTCCGCCGTGCCGACCTCTTCTTTGCCGACCTCAGCTTTGCCAACCTCCGCCGTGCCGACCTCTTCTTGGCCGACCTCAGCGATGCCGACCTCAGCGGTGCCGACCTCAGCGATGCCATCCTCCACAGTGCCGACCTCAGCAATGCCGACCTCTTCTTGGCCGACCTCAGCGATGCCGACCTCAGCGATGCCAACCTCAGCGGTGCCGACCTCCGCTTTGCCGACCTCAGCGGTGCCGACCTCAGCGGTGCCAACCTCAGCAATGCCGACCTCTTCTTGGCCGACCTCAGCCTTGCCGACCTCCTCTTTGCCGACCTCAGCGGTGCCAACCTCAGCGGTGCCAACCTCAGCGGTGCCGACCTCAGCTTTGCCAACCTCCGCCGTGCCGACCTCTTCTTTGCCGACCTCAGCGGTGCCAACCTCAGCGGTGCCTTCCTCAGCGGTGCCAACCTCAGCGGTGCCGACCTCCGCTTTGCCAACCTCCGCCGTGCCGACCTCCGCTTTGCCGACCTCAGCGGTGCCAACCTCAGCGGTGCCTTCCTCGGCGGTGCCGAATTTGCTGAGGCATATCTGTGCGAAACTCAATTACCTGAAGGGATTGACTTAGACCCTAATCGAGATTGTGGATGGTTTGAGGAGCTCTTTGAGTAG
- a CDS encoding pentapeptide repeat-containing protein translates to MQVLKGFWQFLNTDVREIPWGELAEKGIEAVTATNDLGEAWEEQAPHIKALTPYLQQVEPFLTTLDSPVTQLAISGLPFVSIGIGLLRLYVGLSKTEPTTESAVVIAAQLAYLQSLEALLSNLNDETLKAKLNQVSLKALVKKQLTRLDTLELSSTELKAVTSRFRESVLATQLGNALAEQLQQAGLDETETRRLVEQVIWGTHRYLHQAIAEAGESVEPLAEVYRTGGQPIQDRYDSIATYLNEVITPLPQEQIFDERNPLIRLQDIYVQLDVQPLTQAGERQEDTSPINSHTWARDLLEQPEDKPRKVMFVEGEAGRGKSVFCRMLADWVRREMPFSYIPLLIRLRHIRTLANNLTETLEDCPDLEQVKFVRGDSDWLADRNTRFLIILDGFDELLLEGRATGGLKEFLQQVADFQARSHHQCLVTGRPLALQGVDRLITQTKNLERARLEPLSDSLREQWLENWQALFEEAEVTRFRDFIQACPDEIADKLAREPLLIYLLARLHRERRLTREMFADTSDRQIQAKLRVYRESVNWVLEKQRQDQNLRLAGLDDLEDLRDVLREAALCVVQSGNETARLTMLKDRFQDTANPVAKFLKQSQQTTGQSDDKALNNLLTTFYLKPGEGDKRGSVEFAHKSFGEYLFAERLKAAFEAWTEMDRRGKRLILDERTVNEQIYDLLGYGGLSVEIVEYLFELLQESDLDRVKLFERLHEFYQRWCAKDFLNQRPTENLPQKKMLQLTDQEILTGLTQVDVFAGLNVLIMLFKLHAAAQPDGYPHLPEDSPKPDIWFHPCSEPETDTFDSGQLLKIIYYADSLGLGVFTRIVGPHLSRAYLNSADLSSAYLNSANLASANLSSAYLPSAYLYSANLARANLSSADLASAILIVANLSSAILSSANLARANLDSANLSSADLDRAGLYNANLDHTNLASANLASASLASAYLTGANLASANLASANLASACLYSTNLASANLASANLSSAYLYSTNFSSANLASADLYSANLDGAILLNTNFREAKNFNRQQLEGDTPPLICNVALPSEVEVDGNRDCDRLPTVLRKRYPDAFETLEAAKAYVNKRRQQD, encoded by the coding sequence ATGCAAGTTCTGAAAGGGTTTTGGCAGTTTCTCAACACTGATGTGCGAGAGATCCCTTGGGGAGAACTGGCTGAAAAAGGCATTGAAGCCGTCACTGCTACGAATGATTTGGGCGAAGCTTGGGAAGAACAAGCGCCCCATATCAAAGCACTCACACCCTATCTGCAACAGGTAGAACCGTTTCTTACAACCCTGGATTCCCCGGTCACACAGCTGGCTATCTCTGGACTGCCCTTTGTTTCTATCGGCATTGGGCTACTGAGGCTTTATGTCGGGCTATCCAAAACAGAACCCACCACCGAAAGCGCTGTCGTCATTGCTGCTCAATTGGCTTATTTGCAAAGCCTGGAAGCGCTACTGAGCAACCTGAATGATGAAACGCTGAAGGCCAAACTCAACCAAGTTTCGCTGAAAGCACTGGTCAAAAAACAGCTCACTCGTCTCGACACCCTAGAACTCAGCTCTACTGAATTAAAAGCGGTGACCAGCCGATTTCGAGAGTCCGTGCTGGCCACGCAGTTGGGGAATGCCTTGGCTGAGCAATTACAACAAGCCGGTCTTGATGAGACAGAAACGCGCCGGTTGGTAGAGCAGGTCATTTGGGGTACCCATCGCTATCTGCATCAGGCGATCGCGGAGGCTGGAGAGAGTGTAGAACCACTGGCAGAGGTCTATCGCACGGGTGGACAACCGATACAAGACCGTTATGACAGTATTGCCACCTACTTGAATGAGGTCATTACACCGCTGCCTCAAGAACAGATCTTTGATGAACGTAACCCACTGATCCGCCTTCAAGACATCTATGTTCAACTCGACGTCCAACCGCTAACACAGGCGGGTGAAAGGCAAGAAGATACCAGTCCAATTAATAGCCATACCTGGGCCAGAGACCTACTTGAGCAACCTGAGGATAAACCCCGCAAGGTCATGTTTGTCGAAGGGGAAGCAGGGCGAGGTAAATCCGTTTTCTGTCGCATGTTGGCGGATTGGGTGCGGCGTGAAATGCCGTTTTCATACATTCCGCTGTTGATCCGGTTGCGTCACATTCGGACACTAGCCAATAACCTGACAGAGACCCTGGAAGACTGCCCTGACCTGGAGCAGGTTAAATTTGTTCGGGGAGATTCAGACTGGCTCGCAGATCGCAATACCCGGTTCTTAATCATCCTGGATGGGTTTGATGAACTGTTGTTAGAGGGGCGAGCCACTGGTGGATTGAAGGAATTTTTGCAGCAGGTCGCTGATTTTCAGGCTCGGAGCCACCATCAATGCTTGGTGACAGGAAGACCTTTGGCGCTGCAAGGCGTTGACCGGCTGATTACCCAAACCAAAAACCTGGAACGGGCACGGCTTGAACCCTTGAGCGATAGCCTGCGAGAGCAGTGGCTAGAGAACTGGCAAGCCCTTTTTGAGGAAGCAGAGGTCACTCGGTTTCGGGATTTCATCCAGGCTTGCCCCGATGAGATTGCTGACAAGCTGGCCCGAGAACCGCTGTTGATTTATCTATTGGCGCGGTTACACCGGGAAAGACGTCTCACCCGTGAAATGTTTGCTGACACTAGCGATCGGCAGATCCAAGCCAAGCTGCGAGTGTATCGGGAGTCTGTCAACTGGGTACTGGAGAAGCAACGGCAGGATCAAAACCTGCGACTGGCGGGCCTGGATGATCTGGAAGACCTGCGAGACGTGTTGCGAGAAGCGGCCCTCTGTGTGGTGCAGTCGGGCAATGAAACGGCCCGGTTGACGATGTTAAAAGACCGATTTCAAGATACCGCCAATCCAGTGGCAAAGTTCCTCAAACAATCGCAGCAAACCACGGGCCAATCAGACGACAAGGCGCTCAATAATCTACTCACCACGTTTTATCTCAAGCCTGGGGAGGGAGATAAGCGCGGGTCAGTGGAATTTGCCCACAAGAGCTTTGGTGAATACCTCTTTGCTGAACGGCTCAAAGCGGCTTTTGAAGCCTGGACAGAGATGGATCGCCGGGGAAAACGCCTGATTTTGGATGAGCGCACCGTAAACGAGCAAATCTATGACCTGCTGGGTTATGGCGGCCTCAGCGTCGAAATCGTGGAGTACTTATTCGAGCTATTGCAGGAGAGTGATCTGGATCGAGTCAAGCTGTTTGAGCGCCTTCACGAGTTTTATCAACGCTGGTGTGCGAAAGATTTTCTGAATCAGCGCCCCACAGAAAATTTGCCCCAGAAAAAGATGCTGCAGCTTACAGATCAGGAGATCCTAACTGGCCTTACTCAGGTGGATGTGTTTGCTGGGCTCAACGTGCTGATTATGCTCTTTAAGCTACACGCAGCGGCTCAGCCTGATGGATACCCCCATCTACCAGAAGATTCTCCCAAACCTGATATCTGGTTTCACCCTTGCAGTGAACCGGAAACAGACACGTTTGATTCAGGCCAACTGCTCAAAATCATTTACTACGCAGACTCTTTAGGATTAGGAGTTTTCACTAGGATTGTTGGCCCGCACCTTTCAAGAGCCTACCTCAACAGCGCCGACCTCTCCAGTGCCTACCTCAACAGCGCCAACCTCGCCAGTGCCAACCTCTCCAGCGCCTACCTCCCCAGCGCCTACCTCTACAGCGCCAACCTCGCCAGAGCCAACCTTTCCAGCGCCGACCTCGCCAGCGCCATCCTCATCGTTGCCAACCTTTCCAGCGCCATCCTTTCCAGCGCCAACCTCGCCAGAGCCAACCTCGACAGCGCCAACCTCTCCAGCGCCGACCTCGACAGAGCTGGCCTCTACAACGCCAACCTCGACCACACCAACCTCGCCAGCGCCAACCTCGCCAGCGCCAGCCTCGCCAGCGCCTATCTCACTGGCGCCAACCTCGCCAGCGCCAACCTCGCCAGCGCCAACCTCGCCAGCGCCTGCCTCTACAGCACCAATCTCGCCAGCGCCAACCTCGCCAGCGCCAACCTCTCCAGCGCCTACCTCTACAGCACCAACTTTTCCAGCGCCAACCTCGCCAGCGCCGACCTCTACAGCGCCAATCTTGATGGGGCGATTCTGCTCAACACAAATTTCCGTGAAGCCAAGAACTTCAATCGTCAGCAGTTAGAAGGCGATACCCCACCGTTAATTTGCAATGTGGCGCTGCCCTCAGAAGTTGAGGTTGATGGAAATCGAGACTGCGATCGCTTACCGACTGTCTTGAGAAAAAGATATCCGGATGCGTTTGAAACGCTCGAAGCGGCTAAAGCGTATGTCAATAAGCGGCGGCAACAAGATTGA
- a CDS encoding DUF1804 family protein — protein sequence MAQDKREQAKALLIKGITISEIARRLDVARRTVQRWIAAAKEAGDDWEALRDGLPQPERPKVVTFERPRDRHSGEKPRTPTAIAAGEYDTLAGQLRAIDEMLDIARREAGNPTSVQSYGAALNGFCRLLEQRNKLRPVGDEEYLAELLTRYRTPHELVARLKEAGWGRSA from the coding sequence ATGGCACAGGACAAGCGAGAGCAAGCCAAGGCGCTCTTAATCAAGGGCATCACCATCAGCGAAATTGCGCGGCGCTTAGATGTAGCGCGCCGCACTGTGCAGCGTTGGATAGCGGCAGCCAAGGAAGCAGGCGACGACTGGGAGGCCCTGCGCGATGGCCTGCCCCAGCCGGAACGACCCAAGGTTGTCACCTTTGAGCGCCCGCGTGACCGACATTCCGGTGAAAAGCCTCGTACCCCAACCGCGATCGCTGCCGGTGAGTACGACACCTTGGCGGGGCAGCTACGAGCGATCGATGAAATGTTGGATATCGCTCGGCGCGAGGCAGGCAACCCCACCTCAGTGCAGTCCTATGGCGCGGCGCTGAATGGTTTCTGTCGGCTATTAGAACAGCGCAATAAGTTGCGGCCGGTCGGGGATGAAGAATACCTGGCAGAGTTGCTGACGCGCTACCGCACGCCCCATGAGCTGGTTGCACGGCTCAAGGAGGCCGGATGGGGTCGCAGCGCTTAG
- a CDS encoding tetratricopeptide repeat-containing protein produces the protein MDGLPLALDQAGAYIEEQFLTLEEYQELFQAEKAALLQERGQLDPDHPSVTVTFKLAFEKVAQQNAAAADLLRVCALLAPDEIPEEIFSIGSAKLGKHLRQIRQSQSKFIKVISNFVSVLHRNRSGEVQANNKLTLSKAIAEAARFSLISRNPQTKTLTIHRLVQEVLRAEMDEESQKQWASEVIEALGRVFPDVEKYENWVQCDRVAAHAQAAAQLMADYELASETAAWLLAATGYYFKEQGRYEEAEPIYLQALKMNQQLLGQRHPHVAISLNNLAVLYKSQGRYEEAEPLYLQALEMRQQLLGKSHPQVATSLNNLAVLYKSQGRYEEAEPLYLQALEMRQQLLGKSHPQVATSLNNLALLYDFQGRYEEAEPLYLQALEMRQQLLGQRHPQVATSLNNLALLYKSQGRYEEAEPLYLQALEMFQQLLGKSHPAVATSLNNLALLYKSQGRYEEAEPLYRQALEMRQQLLGQRHPEVATSLNNLASLYRDQGRYEEAEPLYRQALEMRHQLLGQRHPEVATSLNNLASLYQSQGRYEAAEPLYQQALAICEQILGPEHPHTQGVKGNLQNLLEKKG, from the coding sequence ATGGATGGGTTACCCCTGGCTTTGGATCAGGCGGGTGCCTATATCGAAGAGCAATTCTTGACGCTGGAGGAATATCAAGAGCTATTTCAGGCTGAGAAAGCAGCGCTGCTTCAGGAAAGAGGTCAACTCGATCCAGATCATCCCAGCGTTACCGTCACCTTCAAATTGGCCTTTGAAAAAGTCGCTCAGCAGAATGCAGCAGCGGCTGACTTGCTCAGAGTGTGTGCGTTGCTGGCTCCCGATGAGATTCCTGAAGAGATCTTTAGTATTGGTTCAGCCAAGCTAGGAAAGCATTTAAGGCAGATTAGGCAATCTCAGTCGAAATTCATCAAAGTCATTTCTAATTTTGTAAGCGTCTTACATCGAAATAGGAGTGGTGAGGTTCAGGCAAACAACAAACTAACTTTATCCAAAGCGATTGCTGAGGCGGCCCGGTTTTCCTTGATTAGCCGTAATCCTCAGACCAAAACCTTAACCATTCATCGCCTGGTGCAAGAAGTGTTAAGGGCTGAGATGGATGAGGAGAGCCAGAAACAATGGGCGTCAGAGGTGATAGAAGCACTTGGAAGGGTGTTTCCTGATGTTGAGAAGTATGAAAATTGGGTTCAGTGCGATCGGGTGGCTGCCCATGCTCAGGCGGCTGCTCAACTCATGGCTGACTATGAACTGGCATCTGAAACCGCTGCGTGGCTGCTAGCTGCAACCGGCTACTACTTCAAAGAACAGGGACGCTATGAGGAAGCCGAACCCATCTACCTCCAAGCCTTGAAAATGAACCAGCAGCTCTTGGGTCAGCGCCATCCTCATGTCGCCATCAGTCTGAATAATCTCGCGGTACTCTACAAATCCCAAGGGCGCTATGAGGAAGCCGAACCCCTCTACCTCCAAGCCCTGGAAATGAGACAGCAGCTATTGGGAAAGAGCCATCCCCAGGTTGCTACCAGTCTGAATAATCTCGCGGTACTCTACAAATCCCAAGGGCGCTATGAGGAAGCCGAACCCCTCTACCTCCAAGCCCTGGAAATGAGACAGCAGCTATTGGGAAAGAGCCATCCCCAGGTTGCTACCAGTCTGAATAATCTCGCGTTGCTTTACGATTTCCAAGGGCGCTATGAGGAAGCCGAACCCCTCTACCTCCAAGCCCTGGAAATGAGACAGCAGCTGTTGGGCCAGCGCCATCCCCAGGTCGCTACCAGTCTGAATAATCTCGCGTTGCTCTACAAATCCCAAGGGCGCTATGAGGAAGCCGAACCCCTCTACCTCCAAGCCCTGGAAATGTTCCAGCAGCTATTGGGAAAGAGCCATCCCGCTGTCGCCACCAGTCTGAATAATCTCGCGTTGCTCTACAAATCCCAAGGGCGCTATGAGGAAGCCGAACCCCTCTACCGCCAAGCCTTGGAAATGAGGCAGCAACTCTTGGGCCAGCGCCATCCTGAGGTCGCCACCAGTCTGAATAATCTGGCGAGTCTCTACCGAGACCAAGGGCGCTATGAGGAAGCCGAACCCCTCTACCGCCAAGCCCTGGAAATGAGACATCAGCTGTTGGGCCAGCGCCATCCTGAGGTCGCCACCAGTCTGAATAATCTGGCGAGTCTCTACCAGTCCCAAGGGCGCTATGAGGCAGCCGAACCCCTCTACCAACAAGCCTTGGCTATTTGTGAACAGATTCTAGGGCCAGAGCATCCTCATACTCAGGGCGTGAAAGGGAACCTTCAAAACCTCTTAGAAAAGAAAGGATAA